One Polaribacter sp. KT25b DNA segment encodes these proteins:
- a CDS encoding leucine-rich repeat domain-containing protein: protein MKTKLFLFFTFLCLAINAQVSQAERQALIDFYNATDGDNWTNNTNWDTDINSTSDVKTWHGVTATYIDGVYHVRDLVLTDNNLTGTLPDLSQLTELQGVSVATNKLTGNINIDLFPKKLKSISLNENNFTGDFSDFSSFTALEKLFLIDTNFTGVISEEFFPNTLSVLFLSGNTSLEGDLDFSSFKDLYILKVNNTKLNFLKLPRSVTTTSNRFHIKDTPNLAFVEVPYVSDFTNLEDDDFDIGVRIVPYNQADKTAKPNILERDALKKLYQNKSYTYANTLKSGVNDTEWLEVEVIEGETRVTEIHTTGLGINDVLPSEIGALTELKYLHVPSSSINSIPKEINNMTKLEELYLNNNFITSLPNEFYSLVNLRMLNINNNQLTSIASGLGDLINLEQLYFSNTQVDLVPTTIGNLKKLETLEFANTKISLLPPEIGGLVELTRLVAAPNNIASIPSEFGQLTKLTYLDFANCELSNTPAAFANLTELETLFLNDNELQVVAGLGGFTKLKFLRLHNNRLGEDNSNFNTDLPEDMSDLVLLEELTLYNNQLTKLPVNIGNLNKLTSLKIYSNRLSSLPNSIGSLSSLVELHVEANELTSLPTTIGGLTSLEKLYISSSSSNNKLTSLPDEIGDLSNLKELYIENMYTYQTDGTYIYHLESLPTTMNKLTSLEVLEASNSGIGGLVDLRNLINLTRIQLHNNKIEDLKIDAPVSNFNTYSGGTYSFNLSNNSYLTCVEVPTLEVSNWETRYASYSSIADNGIAFSDSCTGFRVPQSEREALVAIYKATNGGEERDTTTGVTWVGTNWSSDATELTNVGSWEGVTTEIINGQKHVTRLELGNYKNLSGSIPKEIKDLTELTYLDLSNGSIASMATEIGDLGKLTYLSLASNSLESLPTGIGNFTSLVELGLSGQRKDENSYTYTSTLTSLPDEIGNIASLEKLDLSSNGLTSLPSGIGNFTNLKELRLNSQATNPVRGELIYTLTNLPDEIGSITSLEKLYLNNNVLTSLPSTINGLTSLVELHVEANELTSLPTTIGGLTSLEKLYISSSSSNNKLTSLPDEIGDLSNLKELYIENMYTYQTDGTYIYHLESLPTTMNKLTSLEVLEASNSGIGGLVDLRNLINLTRIQLHNNKIEDLKIDAPVSNFNTYSGGTYSFNLSNNSYLTCVEVPTLEVSNWETRYASYSSIADNGIAFSDSCTGFRVPQSEREALVAIYKATNGGEERDTTTGVTWVGTNWSSDATELTNVGSWEGVTTEIINGQKHVTRLELGNYKNLSGSIPKEIKDLTELTYLDLSNGSIASMATEIGDLGKLTYLSLASNSLESLPTGIGNFTSLVELGLSGQRKDENSYTYTSTLTSLPDEIGNIASLEKLDLSSNGLTSLPSGIGNFTNLKELRLNSQATNPVRGELIYTLTNLPDEIGSITSLEKLYLNNNVLTSLPSTINGLTSLVELHVEANELTSLPTTIGGLTSLEKLYISSSSSNNKLTSLPDEIGDLSNLKELYIENMYTYQTDGTYIYHLESLPTTMNKLTSLEVLEASNSGIGGLVDLRNLINLTRIQLHNNKIEDLKIDAPVSNFNTYSGGTYSFNLSNNSYLTCVEVPTLEVSNWETRYASYSSIADNGIAFSDSCTGFRVPQSEREALVAIYKATNGGEERDATTGVTWVGTNWSSDATELTNVGSWEGVTTEIINGQKHVTRLELGNYKNLSGSIPKEIKDLTELTYLDLSNGSIASIATEIGDLGKLTYLSLASNSLESLPTGIGNFTSLVELGLSGQRKDENSYTYTSTLTSLPDEIGNIASLEKLDLSSNGLTSLPSGIGNFTNLKELRLNSQATNPVRGELIYTLTNLPDEIGNIATLEKLDLEYNILESLPSSITNLIVLKNLDIRHNRISGALDLSKSESLNTLEADYNNILSLKIAVSPTIFGTNEKNPSSNRLGLKRNALGCIEVPSDELVAWQLSFYNEEGDVIDNGVVYSDNCAVVTNNSIPDIEREALIAVYNSTNGGSWKNDLSNAYNGVTWVNDAKDNRNVGAWFGVTTAIVNGQKHVTKVELNSNQLDGTIPSVIKNLTKLKTLKFDYNAVSEIAPEIGELSNLEQLTFNHQYSYEKSEYVLKMIPVEINNILSLKNLSLTGIQLEGNLDFSSLVNLESLSVNSNQITGLKIGVPPSVFDNTYVSESEYRKSFAFSSNTYLNCIAVPQNTIADWESSSFATSNPNIVWGQDCSAYNNVPEDEMQALVDMYNNLDGANWTNSENWTGNFAKALISNPYNATKWNGITTKIVDGGKHITDVSLSSNKLKGEIPESFSNLSKLTNVQLSSNDISGALPSSIGNLTSLETLYLNSNKIESLPAEMTRMLKLKTIYLQNNEIMGKVPDFTEASTLERLYISSNKFQFGDFEDEFITYQNLKTFSYTSQEKVGEEENIDFGDGFDKTLEAVVSGTNNTYQWYKNYNPITDATNSTFEIANATQQDAGFYYCRVTNSIVTGLTIETERVTLTFDTALSTKDEVFSNVIKLYPNPVTNVLQIQNDSDIIINKIEIYNLLGKKIATHKNPGNSVDVIQLAKGIYIVNVFSDDAKMTKRIVKE from the coding sequence GATTTCATATTAAAGATACTCCAAACTTAGCTTTTGTTGAAGTTCCTTATGTCTCAGATTTTACGAATTTGGAGGATGATGATTTTGATATAGGAGTTAGAATTGTACCATACAATCAAGCTGATAAAACAGCAAAACCAAATATTTTAGAAAGAGATGCATTAAAAAAATTATACCAAAATAAATCCTATACGTATGCTAATACCCTAAAATCTGGAGTAAATGATACAGAATGGTTAGAGGTAGAAGTAATTGAAGGAGAAACAAGAGTTACAGAAATTCATACTACAGGTTTAGGTATTAACGATGTTCTACCATCAGAAATAGGGGCTCTTACAGAATTAAAATATTTACATGTTCCAAGTTCTAGTATTAACAGTATTCCTAAAGAAATTAATAATATGACTAAATTAGAAGAGTTGTATTTAAATAATAATTTTATCACTAGTCTTCCTAATGAGTTTTATAGTTTAGTAAATCTAAGAATGCTAAACATTAACAACAATCAACTAACTTCTATAGCTTCTGGTTTGGGAGACTTAATTAATTTAGAACAATTGTATTTTAGCAATACCCAAGTAGATTTAGTACCAACTACTATAGGTAATTTAAAAAAATTAGAAACGTTAGAATTTGCCAATACAAAAATATCTTTGTTACCGCCTGAAATAGGTGGTTTGGTTGAATTAACAAGATTGGTTGCTGCACCTAATAATATTGCAAGTATTCCATCTGAATTTGGGCAATTAACAAAACTGACCTATTTAGATTTTGCTAATTGTGAATTATCAAATACTCCAGCTGCTTTTGCTAATCTTACCGAATTAGAAACATTATTTTTAAATGATAACGAATTACAAGTAGTTGCTGGTTTAGGTGGATTTACAAAATTAAAATTTTTGCGGTTACATAATAATAGATTAGGTGAAGACAACTCAAATTTTAATACTGATTTACCAGAAGATATGAGTGATTTGGTTTTATTAGAAGAGTTGACTCTATACAATAACCAATTAACCAAATTACCTGTTAATATTGGTAATTTAAATAAATTAACATCACTTAAAATATATAGTAACAGACTTTCTAGTTTACCTAATAGTATTGGAAGTTTATCGAGTTTAGTAGAATTACATGTTGAAGCCAATGAGTTAACAAGTTTACCAACAACCATAGGAGGTCTAACAAGTTTAGAGAAGTTGTATATATCAAGTTCTAGTAGTAATAATAAGCTAACAAGTTTACCAGATGAGATAGGAGATTTAAGTAATTTAAAGGAGTTGTATATAGAGAATATGTACACTTATCAAACAGATGGTACTTATATTTATCATTTAGAAAGTTTGCCAACCACGATGAATAAGTTAACAAGTTTAGAAGTTTTAGAAGCATCTAATAGTGGAATAGGGGGTTTGGTAGATTTAAGGAATCTAATAAATTTGACAAGAATACAATTACACAATAATAAGATAGAAGATTTAAAGATTGATGCACCTGTATCAAACTTTAATACTTATTCAGGTGGTACCTACTCTTTTAATTTAAGTAATAATTCTTATTTAACTTGTGTAGAAGTACCAACATTAGAAGTAAGTAATTGGGAAACTAGGTATGCAAGTTATTCAAGCATTGCAGATAATGGAATAGCATTTAGTGATAGTTGTACAGGATTTAGAGTTCCACAGTCAGAAAGAGAAGCTTTGGTTGCGATTTATAAAGCAACCAATGGAGGAGAAGAAAGAGATACAACAACAGGTGTAACTTGGGTAGGAACTAATTGGAGTTCTGATGCTACAGAATTAACCAATGTTGGTTCTTGGGAAGGAGTTACTACAGAGATTATCAACGGACAAAAACACGTAACGAGATTAGAGTTAGGGAATTATAAAAATCTATCAGGATCTATCCCAAAAGAGATTAAAGATTTAACAGAGTTAACCTATTTAGATTTAAGTAACGGTTCTATAGCGTCTATGGCAACAGAGATAGGAGATTTAGGTAAATTAACTTATTTAAGTTTAGCAAGCAATAGTTTAGAGAGCTTGCCAACAGGAATAGGGAACTTTACAAGTTTGGTAGAGTTAGGGTTAAGCGGTCAACGAAAAGATGAAAATTCTTATACCTACACAAGTACCTTAACAAGTTTGCCAGATGAGATAGGGAATATAGCTAGTTTAGAAAAGTTAGATTTGAGTTCAAATGGATTAACAAGTTTACCATCAGGCATAGGTAATTTCACGAACTTAAAAGAATTAAGGTTAAATAGTCAAGCAACAAATCCTGTAAGAGGTGAATTGATTTATACCTTAACCAATTTACCAGATGAGATTGGTAGTATTACAAGTTTAGAAAAGTTGTATTTAAACAATAATGTATTAACAAGTTTACCAAGTACAATAAATGGATTAACAAGTTTAGTAGAATTACATGTTGAAGCCAATGAGTTAACAAGTTTACCAACAACCATAGGAGGTCTAACAAGTTTAGAGAAGTTGTATATATCAAGTTCTAGTAGTAATAATAAGCTAACAAGTTTACCAGATGAGATAGGAGATTTAAGTAATTTAAAGGAGTTGTATATAGAGAATATGTACACTTATCAAACAGATGGTACTTATATTTATCATTTAGAAAGTTTGCCAACCACGATGAATAAGTTAACAAGTTTAGAAGTTTTAGAAGCATCTAATAGTGGAATAGGGGGTTTGGTAGATTTAAGGAATCTAATAAATTTGACAAGAATACAATTACACAATAATAAGATAGAAGATTTAAAGATTGATGCACCTGTATCAAACTTTAATACTTATTCAGGTGGTACCTACTCTTTTAATTTAAGTAATAATTCTTATTTAACTTGTGTAGAAGTACCAACATTAGAAGTAAGTAATTGGGAAACTAGGTATGCAAGTTATTCAAGCATTGCAGATAATGGAATAGCATTTAGTGATAGTTGTACAGGATTTAGAGTTCCACAGTCAGAAAGAGAAGCTTTGGTTGCGATTTATAAAGCAACCAATGGAGGAGAAGAAAGAGATACAACAACAGGTGTAACTTGGGTAGGAACTAATTGGAGTTCTGATGCTACAGAATTAACCAATGTTGGTTCTTGGGAAGGAGTTACTACAGAGATTATCAACGGACAAAAACACGTAACGAGATTAGAGTTAGGGAATTATAAAAATCTATCAGGATCTATCCCAAAAGAGATTAAAGATTTAACAGAGTTAACCTATTTAGATTTAAGTAACGGTTCTATAGCGTCTATGGCAACAGAGATAGGAGATTTAGGTAAATTAACTTATTTAAGTTTAGCAAGCAATAGTTTAGAGAGCTTGCCAACAGGAATAGGGAACTTTACAAGTTTGGTAGAGTTAGGGTTAAGCGGTCAACGAAAAGATGAAAATTCTTATACCTACACAAGTACCTTAACAAGTTTGCCAGATGAGATAGGGAATATAGCTAGTTTAGAAAAGTTAGATTTGAGTTCAAATGGATTAACAAGTTTACCATCAGGCATAGGTAATTTCACGAACTTAAAAGAATTAAGGTTAAATAGTCAAGCAACAAATCCTGTAAGAGGTGAATTGATTTATACCTTAACCAATTTACCAGATGAGATTGGTAGTATTACAAGTTTAGAAAAGTTGTATTTAAACAATAATGTATTAACAAGTTTACCAAGTACAATAAATGGATTAACAAGTTTAGTAGAATTACATGTTGAAGCCAATGAGTTAACAAGTTTACCAACAACCATAGGAGGTCTAACAAGTTTAGAGAAGTTGTATATATCAAGTTCTAGTAGTAATAATAAGCTAACAAGTTTACCAGATGAGATAGGAGATTTAAGTAATTTAAAGGAGTTGTATATAGAGAATATGTACACTTATCAAACAGATGGTACTTATATTTATCATTTAGAAAGTTTGCCAACCACGATGAATAAGTTAACAAGTTTAGAAGTTTTAGAAGCATCTAATAGTGGAATAGGAGGTTTGGTAGATTTAAGGAATCTAATAAATTTGACAAGAATACAATTACACAATAATAAGATAGAAGATTTAAAGATTGATGCACCTGTATCAAACTTTAATACTTATTCAGGTGGTACCTACTCTTTTAATTTAAGTAATAATTCTTATTTAACTTGTGTAGAAGTACCAACATTAGAAGTAAGTAATTGGGAAACTAGGTATGCAAGTTATTCAAGCATTGCAGATAATGGAATAGCATTTAGTGATAGTTGTACAGGATTTAGAGTTCCACAGTCAGAAAGAGAAGCTTTGGTTGCGATTTATAAAGCAACCAATGGAGGAGAAGAAAGAGATGCAACAACAGGTGTAACTTGGGTAGGAACTAATTGGAGTTCTGATGCTACAGAATTAACCAATGTTGGTTCTTGGGAAGGAGTTACTACAGAGATTATCAACGGACAAAAACACGTAACGAGATTAGAGTTAGGTAATTATAAAAATCTATCAGGATCTATCCCAAAAGAGATTAAAGATTTAACAGAGTTAACCTATTTAGATTTAAGTAACGGTTCTATAGCGTCTATAGCAACAGAGATAGGAGATTTAGGTAAATTAACTTATTTAAGTTTAGCAAGCAATAGTTTAGAGAGCTTGCCAACAGGAATAGGGAACTTTACAAGTTTGGTAGAGTTAGGGTTAAGCGGTCAACGAAAAGATGAAAATTCTTATACCTACACAAGTACCTTAACAAGTTTGCCAGATGAGATAGGAAATATAGCTAGTTTAGAAAAGTTAGATTTGAGTTCAAATGGATTAACAAGTTTACCATCAGGCATAGGTAATTTCACGAACTTAAAAGAATTAAGGTTAAATAGTCAAGCAACAAATCCTGTAAGAGGTGAATTGATTTATACCTTAACCAATTTACCAGATGAGATTGGAAATATAGCTACTTTAGAAAAGTTAGATTTAGAATACAATATATTAGAAAGTTTACCAAGTTCTATTACCAATTTAATTGTTCTTAAGAATTTAGATATAAGGCATAATAGAATCTCAGGAGCGCTAGATTTATCAAAATCAGAATCTTTAAATACTTTAGAAGCAGATTATAATAATATTCTGTCTTTAAAAATTGCTGTGTCTCCAACTATTTTTGGAACTAATGAAAAAAATCCTTCGTCAAACAGATTGGGTCTTAAAAGAAATGCATTAGGCTGTATAGAGGTGCCAAGTGATGAGTTAGTTGCATGGCAACTCTCATTTTATAATGAAGAAGGAGATGTAATAGATAATGGAGTTGTGTATTCAGATAATTGTGCTGTCGTTACAAATAATTCCATTCCAGATATAGAAAGAGAAGCACTAATTGCAGTTTATAACAGTACTAATGGTGGAAGTTGGAAAAACGATTTATCAAACGCATACAATGGAGTAACTTGGGTAAATGATGCCAAAGATAATAGAAACGTAGGTGCTTGGTTTGGGGTAACTACAGCAATTGTAAACGGACAAAAACATGTTACAAAAGTAGAATTAAATAGTAATCAATTAGATGGTACAATCCCTTCAGTTATTAAAAACTTAACGAAATTAAAAACGTTAAAATTTGATTATAATGCAGTTTCAGAAATTGCACCAGAAATTGGAGAATTATCTAATTTAGAACAGTTAACGTTTAATCATCAATATAGCTATGAGAAATCAGAATATGTTTTAAAAATGATACCAGTAGAAATTAATAACATTCTTTCGTTAAAAAATTTGTCTCTTACCGGTATCCAATTAGAAGGGAATTTAGATTTTTCTAGTTTGGTGAACCTAGAGTCTTTAAGTGTTAATTCAAACCAAATAACAGGTTTAAAAATAGGTGTACCTCCAAGTGTTTTTGATAATACATATGTTTCTGAAAGTGAATACCGAAAATCTTTTGCATTTTCAAGTAACACGTATTTAAACTGTATAGCAGTGCCACAAAACACAATTGCAGATTGGGAGTCATCTTCTTTTGCAACTTCAAATCCAAATATTGTTTGGGGTCAAGATTGTAGTGCTTACAACAATGTGCCAGAAGATGAAATGCAAGCTTTGGTAGATATGTATAATAATTTAGATGGAGCTAATTGGACTAACAGTGAAAACTGGACAGGAAATTTTGCAAAGGCATTAATAAGTAATCCGTACAATGCTACTAAATGGAACGGGATAACTACAAAAATTGTAGACGGAGGAAAGCATATAACCGATGTTAGCTTGTCATCAAATAAGCTAAAAGGAGAAATACCAGAAAGTTTTAGTAATTTATCTAAATTAACAAACGTACAGTTAAGTTCTAATGATATTTCTGGAGCTTTACCAAGCTCTATTGGTAACCTAACATCTTTAGAAACTTTGTATTTAAACAGTAATAAAATTGAAAGTTTACCAGCAGAAATGACTAGAATGTTAAAGTTAAAAACCATTTATTTACAAAATAATGAAATTATGGGTAAAGTTCCTGATTTTACGGAAGCTTCAACTTTAGAAAGATTATACATCAGTTCTAATAAATTTCAGTTTGGTGATTTTGAAGATGAATTTATAACTTATCAAAATTTAAAGACGTTTTCTTATACTTCTCAAGAAAAAGTAGGTGAAGAAGAAAATATAGATTTTGGAGATGGTTTTGATAAAACATTAGAAGCTGTTGTTAGTGGGACTAACAATACGTATCAATGGTATAAAAATTATAACCCTATTACAGATGCAACTAATAGTACTTTTGAAATTGCAAATGCTACACAACAAGATGCAGGGTTTTATTATTGTAGAGTTACCAATAGCATTGTAACAGGGTTAACCATAGAAACAGAAAGGGTAACCTTAACTTTTGATACTGCTTTAAGCACTAAAGATGAAGTATTTTCGAATGTTATTAAACTATATCCAAACCCAGTTACGAATGTCCTACAAATACAAAACGATTCAGATATCATTATTAACAAAATAGAAATTTATAACTTGTTAGGGAAAAAAATAGCAACTCATAAAAACCCAGGAAACTCGGTAGATGTTATACAATTAGCTAAAGGTATTTATATTGTAAATGTATTTAGTGACGATGCAAAAATGACAAAAAGAATAGTGAAAGAGTAG
- a CDS encoding ATP-binding protein, which produces MKNKIPFKRILQQLKADLIGKDSYRGVTLTYAWLANQFGHISLGFIPSFLVYYLLNLDALKAALYVSAFWFLFELYNFLGPLLSKKESNSDVLFIQKKVKYIFSPKWFNVAFDTFTDVCFFIVGSFLFAFCIYKFNNNTIIIILAVLSIYLAFATRYWYVTKMYQFYARFPFQFRLSQWDFTINSSDKLKVENFLDLKNTGNHLLLFGSLGAGKTSLGVGILNELSIKNNSCLYVNAIKMFNYFFKDEGDVLESHEIWNWKTVDFLMIDDINPSEPIQDELISPTKLLSFIDTLKLENKKNREILKNKNIIWVLGNKQPLDEKNKDDWKEMLLNIGVEEQKITTINL; this is translated from the coding sequence ATGAAAAATAAAATTCCTTTCAAAAGAATACTACAACAATTAAAAGCAGATTTAATTGGTAAAGATTCATATAGAGGTGTAACTTTAACATATGCTTGGTTGGCAAATCAATTTGGGCATATTTCATTAGGATTTATTCCTTCTTTTTTAGTGTATTATTTGTTAAATTTAGATGCATTAAAAGCTGCTTTATATGTTTCTGCTTTTTGGTTTTTGTTTGAGTTATATAACTTTTTAGGACCATTATTAAGCAAAAAAGAATCTAATTCTGATGTTCTTTTTATACAAAAAAAGGTCAAATATATCTTTAGCCCTAAATGGTTTAATGTTGCTTTTGATACCTTTACAGATGTATGCTTTTTTATTGTAGGCAGTTTTTTGTTTGCTTTTTGTATCTATAAATTTAACAACAATACTATTATAATTATTCTTGCAGTTTTGTCTATTTATTTAGCATTTGCCACTAGATATTGGTATGTAACCAAAATGTATCAATTTTATGCTAGATTTCCTTTTCAATTTCGATTAAGTCAGTGGGATTTTACTATAAATTCTTCCGATAAATTAAAAGTTGAGAACTTTTTAGATTTAAAAAACACCGGAAATCATTTATTGCTTTTTGGATCTTTAGGTGCTGGAAAAACAAGTTTAGGCGTTGGAATATTAAATGAATTAAGCATAAAAAATAATAGTTGTTTATATGTAAATGCTATAAAAATGTTCAATTATTTTTTTAAAGATGAAGGAGATGTTTTAGAATCTCATGAAATTTGGAATTGGAAAACTGTAGATTTTTTAATGATTGATGATATAAACCCAAGTGAACCTATTCAGGATGAATTAATTTCGCCAACAAAATTGTTAAGTTTTATTGATACTCTAAAATTAGAAAACAAGAAAAATAGAGAAATTCTAAAAAATAAAAATATAATTTGGGTTTTAGGAAACAAGCAGCCTTTAGATGAAAAAAATAAAGATGATTGGAAAGAAATGTTGTTAAATATTGGCGTAGAAGAACAAAAAATTACTACAATAAATTTATAA
- a CDS encoding LuxR C-terminal-related transcriptional regulator has translation MKNKFGEYTRERVSNIPFDANDPVYKEYKTRVPHFIGQAIYIYSFEKNRMLYAYGWEEMLGYKDEEITLLTIVSSTSKRHFNFSNDLNDKGLQYLKNITEDLEKYSFTLEVEKIHKNGEIVPLLSRVGIYKSHKGTILEIIGISEKIHARKLGDIMQYAAYGPITSGFEESLNDQLFNKLGISRKEKEALEFAAKGYAFKEIAEKLNVSQSAIEKRIIPLYKRFKVKSLPHLISFAHANHIL, from the coding sequence ATGAAGAATAAATTTGGAGAATATACAAGAGAAAGAGTATCAAACATACCTTTTGACGCAAATGATCCTGTTTACAAAGAATACAAAACAAGAGTACCTCATTTCATTGGTCAAGCTATTTATATTTACTCTTTTGAAAAAAATAGAATGCTTTATGCTTATGGATGGGAAGAAATGTTAGGCTACAAAGATGAAGAAATAACATTATTAACAATTGTTAGCTCAACATCTAAAAGACACTTCAACTTCTCTAACGACTTAAATGACAAAGGGTTACAGTATTTAAAAAATATAACCGAAGATTTAGAAAAATATAGTTTTACTTTAGAAGTTGAAAAAATTCATAAAAACGGAGAAATAGTTCCACTACTTTCTAGAGTTGGAATTTATAAATCTCATAAAGGAACAATTTTAGAAATAATCGGTATTTCAGAAAAAATACATGCCAGAAAATTAGGAGATATTATGCAATATGCAGCTTATGGACCAATAACATCTGGTTTTGAAGAATCTCTTAACGATCAATTGTTTAATAAATTAGGAATTTCCAGAAAAGAAAAAGAAGCACTAGAATTTGCTGCTAAAGGATATGCTTTTAAAGAAATTGCCGAAAAATTAAATGTTAGTCAATCTGCAATTGAAAAAAGAATTATTCCTTTATACAAAAGGTTTAAGGTAAAAAGTTTACCGCATCTTATTAGTTTTGCACATGCTAATCATATTTTGTAA